In the Caldilineales bacterium genome, one interval contains:
- the cdd gene encoding cytidine deaminase, with amino-acid sequence MIDVAALAAAAQAARSRAYTPYSRYQVGAAVLCEDGEVFTGCNIENAVYPLTCCAERVAMFNAISSGRRSFRALAVATSNGGSPCGSCRQVMHEFGPEMPVFILDEFGLVRMTSVAELLPDSFGAAQLPAQEDER; translated from the coding sequence ATGATTGATGTGGCGGCGTTGGCCGCCGCGGCGCAGGCCGCACGTTCGAGGGCCTATACGCCCTATTCGCGCTATCAGGTCGGGGCGGCGGTGTTGTGTGAGGATGGCGAGGTCTTCACCGGTTGCAACATCGAGAACGCCGTCTATCCGTTGACGTGTTGCGCCGAAAGGGTGGCCATGTTCAACGCCATCAGCAGTGGCCGGAGATCGTTCCGCGCCCTGGCGGTGGCGACCTCGAACGGTGGCAGCCCGTGCGGGAGTTGCCGGCAGGTGATGCACGAGTTCGGGCCAGAGATGCCGGTCTTCATCCTGGATGAGTTTGGGTTGGTGCGGATGACTTCGGTGGCGGAGCTACTGCCCGATTCTTTCGGGGCCGCGCAGTTGCCCGCCCAGGAAGACGAGCGATGA
- a CDS encoding hemolysin family protein, whose product MNLALSLDLGILALALVLTAFVALAEVSIAAMSRGNLRQLTAEGRPAALRIEQVVKDTGRFVAGLLVWRTVSVAMAAASVTWLALWLHRSAWFLAIALLLTGLLLLLVQVAARVLAVQYPTAVALRLARPVEWSLALVAPITWGLMRLAHRAGLDQGSPGRDIFLTEDGLRLLLNVGEEEQFIEAEERELINSIFRFSERTVAEVMVPRVAVVGVEASVTLAEALDVCVTSGHSRIPVHEDTLDKIVGVLYAKDLLTHIREGKATFSLREVMRKPYFVPESAMVNDLLGDLQHRKTHLAVVVDEYGGTAGIVTIEDLLEEIVGDIQDEYDREPPLIQPAGAGVFLVSGRVNLDDLNRELNLEITDEDESYTLAGVIYSHLQRVPGVGDVLQLGGANLEVLSVTDNRIDQVRLVVNNTSEEAETTSNGGTDD is encoded by the coding sequence ATGAATCTCGCTTTGTCGCTTGACCTGGGCATCTTGGCGCTTGCTCTTGTTCTGACGGCGTTTGTCGCTTTGGCAGAGGTGTCGATCGCAGCGATGAGTCGTGGCAATCTGCGCCAGCTGACCGCGGAAGGCAGACCGGCGGCGTTGCGAATCGAGCAGGTTGTGAAGGATACCGGGCGTTTCGTAGCCGGCCTGCTGGTTTGGCGGACGGTTAGTGTGGCGATGGCGGCGGCGAGTGTGACATGGTTGGCGCTGTGGCTTCATCGTTCGGCTTGGTTCCTGGCGATAGCGCTGCTCCTGACCGGGTTGTTGCTCTTGTTGGTTCAGGTTGCGGCGCGGGTGTTGGCTGTCCAGTATCCAACCGCTGTCGCGTTGCGATTGGCGCGCCCCGTGGAGTGGTCACTGGCGTTGGTGGCGCCCATCACCTGGGGGTTGATGCGTCTGGCCCATCGCGCGGGCCTGGATCAAGGCAGCCCGGGCCGGGATATTTTTCTGACCGAGGACGGTTTGCGCTTGCTGCTCAACGTCGGTGAAGAAGAGCAGTTCATCGAGGCCGAAGAACGCGAGTTGATCAACAGCATCTTTCGCTTCAGTGAGCGAACCGTGGCCGAGGTGATGGTGCCGCGTGTGGCAGTGGTGGGGGTGGAGGCCTCAGTCACGTTGGCCGAGGCGCTGGATGTGTGCGTTACTTCGGGGCACTCGCGCATCCCCGTCCACGAAGACACGTTGGACAAAATCGTGGGCGTCCTCTATGCCAAGGATCTGCTGACACATATTCGCGAGGGCAAAGCCACATTCTCGTTGCGCGAAGTGATGCGAAAGCCCTATTTCGTGCCCGAATCGGCCATGGTGAACGATTTGCTCGGCGATTTGCAGCACCGCAAGACGCATCTGGCGGTGGTGGTCGATGAATATGGGGGGACGGCCGGCATCGTCACCATCGAAGATCTGCTGGAGGAGATCGTGGGTGATATTCAGGATGAGTATGATCGCGAGCCGCCGCTCATCCAGCCGGCAGGAGCTGGCGTCTTCCTGGTCAGCGGCCGGGTTAATCTCGATGATCTGAATCGCGAGTTGAACCTGGAAATCACGGATGAGGACGAGAGTTATACCCTGGCGGGCGTCATCTATTCGCACTTGCAGCGGGTCCCTGGCGTGGGTGATGTGCTGCAGTTGGGTGGGGCTAATCTGGAGGTGCTGTCGGTGACGGACAATCGCATCGATCAGGTGCGACTCGTTGTCAATAACACCAGCGAGGAGGCAGAGACAACAAGCAATGGCGGAACAGATGATTGA